Within the Kribbella aluminosa genome, the region CGGCCTGGGGCAGCGCCGACGAGGTACTGCGGAAGCTCGTGGCCGCGATCCGTACCGGCGGCGACGCGGCGGGGTTCCTGGCCCGGCAGCGCGCCAGCCATCTGCGCCGGATCCGGGAGCTGCGTGAGACCCCGGCCGACGACGACCCGACCTCACCACTGGTCCGGGAGTACATCGTGGCCCACCTGGACGCCGACCTGCGCTGGCTGGACAGCGCGCTGGACCGCATCGCCGAGCAGAGGGGGACTCGCTGATGAACGCGTTGGAACTGGACAAGGTCGAGTACTCGTACCGTCGCAACGCTGCGCTCCGCGGCGTCAGCCTGCAGCTCGAACCGGGAGAGGTCGTGGCGGTGACCGGCGCCAGCGGCTGTGGCAAGTCCACCCTCCTGCACTGCGCGGCGGGCATCCTGACACCCGACGTGGGCGCCGTCCAGGTCGACGGTCAGGACCTGGCTGAGCTGGCGGAAGCGGATCGCGCGGCCCTCCGGCGTACGAAGATCGGCATAGTGCTGCAGTTCGGACAACTCGTACCCGACCTGCCGCTCGTCGACAACGTGGCGCTGCCGCTACTGCTGGGGGGACATGAACGTGGTGAGGCACGTGTGTCCGCGATGAACTGGTTGGAGCAGGTGGGCATCGCAGACGACGCTGACGCCGTACCGGCCGAGGTGTCCGGTGGCCAGACCCAACGTGCTGCCGTAGCGCGCGCCCTGATCACGGGGCCCTCCGTCGTACTCGCAGACGAGCCAACGGGCAGCCTGGACAGCCGCGCCGGTCAGGCGCTCCTCGACGTACTGCTGAAGGCTGCCCGGTATCGCGGGGCCGCGTTGCTGATGGTGACGCACGACAACCTCGTGGCTGCGTCGGCCGACCGTGAGATCAGGCTGCGGGACGGGCTGATCCAGCATGAGGTCGCGCTCTGATGACGCTCGAGACCCTTGTCCAGCTGGCTCGCTCACGGACCCCCGCCGACCGCGGCCGGGTCCAGCTCGCCACTGCGGCCCTGGCACTCAGCGGGGCAGTCCTGCTCGGTGCACTGCGCATCACCCGTCTTGGCAAGGACCCGCTGAGCGAAGGGATCTACAGCAACTACATCGCAGAGCCTGGGCTCCGGTCCGGTCTGATAGCGATCCTCGTCATCCTGGCTGTCCTGACCGGTGGCCTGGCGGTCCAGGCGTTGCGGCTGGGTACTGCGGCGCGCGAACGGCGGCTGTCCGCGCTCCGGCTCGCGGGAGCTTCACGGACGCAGCTACGACAGCTCACCGTGGCCGACGCGGCCATGGCAGGTCTGGCGGGCGGCCTGATCGCAGGACCGACGTACCTGCTGCTCAGCCTGCTCTTCGGTGCCCTACCGCGGATGGCCCGAGTCCTACCTGGCGCTGAGGTGCTGGACGCGGTCTTGTGGCTCCCGGTCATCGCGCTGACCACGGCGGGCGGTGCTGTCATCGGCAGCCTGCTGCACCGCGACGGGTCGGCTCACGAGCCACAACCCGTCACACACCGCCGTACGGGCCTCATCGCCGGCCCTGTACTACTCCTGCTCGGGCTGTTCTCCGCGCAATACCTGGGGTACGGCGGATCCACGGTCGTGCTGGCCGGTGCGGCGCTGTTCTTCCTCGGCTCGTCGACGGTCTGGATCGGCTGGCTGGGGCGGCGGATGCGGCGCTCGGGTGACCCGGCGGACCTCCTCGCCGGTGTGCGTCTGCTCGCCGACGGACGGCCCTCATCCCGGATGAGCGTGCTGCTGGGCGGTTGCGGGTTCCTGATCGGCAACCTGGCGAGCGGGATCGAGAGCGTGCTCGGTGACCAGGACACGGCGGCGGGCAGCGGGACGTTCTACACCACCGGCTTCGGGCTCGCGATCGTCGGCCTGCTGATCGTCGTACTGACCGCGATGGCCGCGCTGTTCGTCGGCGTCGCGGACCAACTGGTCGACCAGCGGCGGCAGTTCGCCAGCCTGACCGCGCTCGGCGTGGACCTGCCGTTCCTGCGCGTCGTCGTCCGCCGGCAACTGACCGCCGTCGCCGCGCCGGCGCTCGCGGTCGGCCTGCTGATCGGCACCCTGATCGGCTCCGACCGCGTCGCCGGCGGCGCGTTCGACCCGGTCGTAGTGATCCTTGCGGTGTTCCTGGCCGCCGCCGGCTGGCTGTTCGGCCAGCTCGGCGGCACGGTCGCCGGTTTCCTGCTTCGCAACCAACTCCGGGACGCACTCGATCCCGAGAACCTGAGGGCGGCCTGATGAGCACAATCCCACTGGCAGTCCGCCCGGCGTTGCTGCTCGGTGTACCGAACCGGATCACGCTGGTCCGGACCATGATCGCGATGGCGGTCGCCACCTACGCGTTCCGTACCGGCGACCTGACCTGGCTGGTGGTCGGGTACTTCTCGTACTGGTTCGGCGACAGCCTCGACGGCTGGGTGGCTCGCCGGCGGAACGAGGAGTCGCTGTCCGGCGCGGTGTTCGACATCGTCTGCGACCGGGCGTGCTCGTTCCTGCTCGCGGCGGCGTTCATGGCGACGTACCCGGCGACCATCGGGCCGCTGGCGATCTACCTGGTCCAGTTCGGCGTACTGGACACGATGCTGACGTTCTCGTTCCTGCTCTGGCCGTGGATGCTCAGCCCGAACTACTTCTACAAGGTCGACAGGCCGATCTTCCTGTGGAACTGGTCCAAGCCCGCCAAGGCGATGAACACCGGGGCCGTGGTGATCTCGCTGATCGTGGCCGGCCAGACCGGTGCGCAGTGGCTGCCGTACACGATCGCGGTCGGGGCGCTGGTGGTGAAGGTCGTCTCGTCGTACCGCCTGATCACGATTCTCTGCGGCCGCCGGGAGGCCGCCCCGGGCGAGGCACGATGACGGGGTGGACCCTGGTCCACCCCTGGAAGGGGGCCTGAGTTCCGTGGCTACGGCCGGGATGACGCTTAGCCTCGGAGGTATGTGGGCCTGGCAACTGGTACTCGCGGTGGGCTTCGGGATCGGGTCCGCCGTCGTACCGTTCATGAACGCGGAGGCGTACGTCCTCGCGCTCGGCGCCACCCACGCCCTGAACCCGGTGGTCGCCGCGGTCGGGGTCACGATCGGCCAGACCATCGGCAAGGTCGCGATGTTCCTCGCCGTCCGGCACCGGCCCGGGTACGCCGCCCGCAAGACCAGGAAGGAGCCCAAGCCGGTCAACCTCGACACCCGCTGGGGCCGTTTCGTGCAGTGGAACCGCGACCTCAGCAAGCGGCTCCTGGACGCGATGAGCGACAGCCGCTGGGGTGTCCCGGTCACCCTGCTGAGCGCTTTCGTCGGCGTCCCCCCGCTGTACGGCGTGGCGCTGATCGGCGGCGCCTCCCGGATGCGGACCGTGGTCTTCGCCGCCTCCGTACTACTCGGCCGCGGCGCCCGCTTCGTGCTGCTCGCGCTCGGCGTGAGTATGTTCTAGAACTTCCGCCCGGTGAGCTGCTCGTAGGCGCCGATGTACGCCGACCTCGTCCGCTCGATCACCTCGTCGGACAGCGGCGGCGGGGCCTCGCCGGAGGTGCGGTCCCAGCCGGACTCGAACTGCAACCAGTCCCGCACGATCTGCTTGTCGTACGACGGCTGCTGCTTACCCGGCGCCCACTGGCCGGCCGGCCAGAACCGGCTCGAGTCCGGCGTCAGCACCTCGTCGGCCAGCACGATCGTGCCGTCCGCGCGGGCGCCGTACTCGAACTTCGTGTCGGCCAAGAGGATCCCACGCTCCTCGGCCATCGCGCGGGCCCTCGTGTAGACGTCCAGGGTGGTGCTCCGGAGCGCTTCCGCCACGTCCGCGCCGACGGTCTGGACGACCACGTCGTACGAGACGTTCTCGTCGTGCTCGCCGAGCTCGGCCTTGGTGGCCGGCGTGAAGATCGGGGTATCCAGGCGGGAGCCCTCGACCAGGCCGCTCGGCAGCGGGATCCCGCAGACCGCGCCGGTCGCGTTGTAGTCCACCAGGCCGGACCCGCTCAGGTACCCGCGGGCCACGCACTCCACCGGGAACATCGCGAGCTTCTCGCACACCACGGCGCGACCGGCGACCTCGGCCGGTACGTCGGTGGAGACGATGTGGTTCGGCACGTCGAGCTGCTCGAACCACCACAGGCTCATCGCGGTGAGCACCTTGCCCTTGTCCGGGATCGGCGTCTCCAGGATCCAGTCGAACGCACTCATCCGGTCGCTCGCCACCATCAGCAGGTCGCCGGACTCCAGCTCGTACAGATCGCGGACCTTGCCGGAGTGGATGTGCTTCGCACCAGGAATCTCAGGGGCCTGTGGAGGTGTGGTCACACGGGGATTGTTCCATCCGGCCCCGAAGTGCGGACGTGCAGCACTGACCAACCTCCGCTCAAACCGCGCCGCGGGCGGCAGCTGAGCGGGCACCCTCGCCGTCTCGGAGAGTTGGTGAGTGTTGCAGGTCCGCTCCTAGTGCTTCCGGAGCGCGAGGAGCTTCCCGCCGAGGGTGAAGGCGGCCTCGCGGAGCGTGCAGACGAGCGGGTTCTCGGTCTGGGCGAAGCGGCCGAGGGCGCGGGAGCGTTTCACCAGCTTGGTCGTGGCGGGGCGGCGTTCGGCGTCGTACGCCGTCAATGCTTTGTGCAGGTTGGCGCTGCTGAGGTGCCGGCCCAGCGCGCCGGCGTCCTCGATCGCGGAGCAGGCGCCGCGGCCGAGGTTCGGCGTCATCGCGTGCGCCGCGTCGCCGAGCAGCACCACCCGGCCCTGCGCGAACGGCACCAGCGGCAGCGTCAGGTCGTAGATGTCGTTCTGCAGGATCTTCTCGCTGCCGGCGATCAGCCGCGGGATCGGGTCGTGCCAGCCCTCGAACACGGTCGGCTCGCTCGTCGTCCCGGCCGGCTGGTTCGCGGTCCCGTACCAGTAGAACCGCCCGTCGATCAGCCGCGCGAACCCGAACAGTTGCCCACGGCCCCAGGTCTCCCCGACGCCGTCGTGGAGTTCGACGTCCGCGATCCCGCGGTACGCCGTGAAACCGGAGTACCGAGGTCCGACGTACTGCGGGTACAGGGCGCCGCGTACCACGCTGCGGATCCCGTCCGCGGCGACCAGGAGCTCCGCCCGCAGCTCGCCGTTGACCGTGACCCCCTCGGCATCCTGCTCGACCGCCGTCACGTCGTACCCCGTCCGCACGGTCACCGCGCCCACGTCCATACCAAATGGTTTGGTATGGACCGGGCGGTCGAACTCGGCCGTGATCAGGTCGTGCAGCTGCGCGCGGTGGATCATCACCGGGATCTCCACGCCCAGCTCGGCGGCGCTCACCACCCAGCGGCCGTCGGGCTTGCGCATCCCGGCCGGCCTGGACGGCACCGACGCCTTCTCGACACCCTTCACCCCGAGCTCCTCGAGCACGGCGACCGCCGACGGCCAGACCGAGATCCCGGCTCCCACCTCACCCAGCTCCGGAGCGCGTTCCAGCACCGTGACCTGCCACCCGCACCGTTGCAGCGCGACGGCAGCGGTGACCCCTCCGATACCCGCTCCGACCACGATCGCCGTACTCATGCCCCGGACTCTACATCTGTAGAGTCCGGCTGGGAAGTGCGAGACTGTCCGGCGTGACAGGGCCTCGGACAGCGCTACGGGGGGCGGATCGGCAGGATGCGATCGCGGACGCCGCGATTCATCTGGTCGCCACCCGGGGGCTGCGCGGGCTCACGCATCGGGCCGTGGACACCGAGGCGGGGCTGCCGCCGGGGTCCACGTCGT harbors:
- a CDS encoding ABC transporter ATP-binding protein — its product is MNALELDKVEYSYRRNAALRGVSLQLEPGEVVAVTGASGCGKSTLLHCAAGILTPDVGAVQVDGQDLAELAEADRAALRRTKIGIVLQFGQLVPDLPLVDNVALPLLLGGHERGEARVSAMNWLEQVGIADDADAVPAEVSGGQTQRAAVARALITGPSVVLADEPTGSLDSRAGQALLDVLLKAARYRGAALLMVTHDNLVAASADREIRLRDGLIQHEVAL
- a CDS encoding CDP-alcohol phosphatidyltransferase family protein, producing the protein MSTIPLAVRPALLLGVPNRITLVRTMIAMAVATYAFRTGDLTWLVVGYFSYWFGDSLDGWVARRRNEESLSGAVFDIVCDRACSFLLAAAFMATYPATIGPLAIYLVQFGVLDTMLTFSFLLWPWMLSPNYFYKVDRPIFLWNWSKPAKAMNTGAVVISLIVAGQTGAQWLPYTIAVGALVVKVVSSYRLITILCGRREAAPGEAR
- a CDS encoding phosphoribosylaminoimidazolesuccinocarboxamide synthase, which codes for MTTPPQAPEIPGAKHIHSGKVRDLYELESGDLLMVASDRMSAFDWILETPIPDKGKVLTAMSLWWFEQLDVPNHIVSTDVPAEVAGRAVVCEKLAMFPVECVARGYLSGSGLVDYNATGAVCGIPLPSGLVEGSRLDTPIFTPATKAELGEHDENVSYDVVVQTVGADVAEALRSTTLDVYTRARAMAEERGILLADTKFEYGARADGTIVLADEVLTPDSSRFWPAGQWAPGKQQPSYDKQIVRDWLQFESGWDRTSGEAPPPLSDEVIERTRSAYIGAYEQLTGRKF
- a CDS encoding FAD-dependent monooxygenase, with the translated sequence MSTAIVVGAGIGGVTAAVALQRCGWQVTVLERAPELGEVGAGISVWPSAVAVLEELGVKGVEKASVPSRPAGMRKPDGRWVVSAAELGVEIPVMIHRAQLHDLITAEFDRPVHTKPFGMDVGAVTVRTGYDVTAVEQDAEGVTVNGELRAELLVAADGIRSVVRGALYPQYVGPRYSGFTAYRGIADVELHDGVGETWGRGQLFGFARLIDGRFYWYGTANQPAGTTSEPTVFEGWHDPIPRLIAGSEKILQNDIYDLTLPLVPFAQGRVVLLGDAAHAMTPNLGRGACSAIEDAGALGRHLSSANLHKALTAYDAERRPATTKLVKRSRALGRFAQTENPLVCTLREAAFTLGGKLLALRKH